The following DNA comes from Agromyces mangrovi.
GCCTTCACCTTGGAGGTGCGGCGGATGACCTTGCCGTAGAGCGGGTGCTTCACGCGGTCCTCGACCTCGACGACGATGGTCTTCTCCATCTTGTCGCTGACGACGTAGCCGCGGCGCACCTTGCGGTACGGGCGGACGAGCTCGGCCTTCTCGGCGACCTCGGCCGCAGCCTTCTTGGTCTCAGCCATGTCAGGCCTCCTTCGTCTCGGCGTCGGCCTCGGCGGCCGCTGCCTTCTTGGTCTTCTTCGCGGGCTTCTCGGCCTTCGCGGGCACCTCGACCGGGGCCGGGGTGGCGCGGATGCCGAGCTCGCGCTCGCGGATCACGGTGTAGATGCGCGCGATGTCGCGCTTGACGGCCTTCAGGCGGCCGTGGCTCTCGAGCTGACCGGTGGCGGCCTGGAAGCGCAGGTTGAAAAGCTCTTCCTTTGCCTTCTTCAGCTCGTCGACGAGTCGCTCGTCTTCGAAGGTGTCGAGCTCGATGGGGGCGAGCTCCTTGGATCCGACGGCCATTATGCGTCGCCCTCCTCGCGCTTGATGATGCGTGCCTTCAGGGGCAGCTTGTGGATTGCACGGGTCAGCGCCTCGCGTGCGAGCTCCTCGGAGACACCCGAGATCTCGAACATGACGCGGCCCGGCTTGACGTTGGCGACCCACCACTCGGGCGAACCCTTACCGGAACCCATGCGGGTCTCGGCCGGCTTCTTCGTGAGCGGACGGTCGGGGTAGATGTTGATCCACACCTTGCCGCCGCGCTTGATGTGACGCGTCACCGCGATACGAGCGGACTCGATCTGGCGGTTGGTCACGTAAGCGGGCGTCAGGGCCTGGATGCCGTACTCGCCGAACGACACCTTGGTGCCGCCGGTGGCCTGGCCACGGCGACCCGGGTGGTGCTGCTTGCGGTACTTGACTCGACGGGGAATCAACATGGTTATGCCTCAACTCCTGCTGCGACCGGCTCCTGCGCCTTGGGCGCACGACGGCGGTCTCCGCGCTCGGGGCGCGACGACTTCTGGTTGGCCTGCTCGCGGGCGAGCTCCTTGTTGGTGATGTCGCCCTTGTAGATCCAGACCTTCACGCCGATGCGGCCGAAGGTGGTCTTCGCCTCGTAGAAGCCGTAGTCGATGTTCGCGCGGAGGGTGTGCAGCGGCACGCGACCCTCGCGGTAGAACTCCGAACGGCTCATCTCGGCGCCGCCGAGGCGGCCGGAGACCTGGATGCGGACGCCCTTGGCGCCGGCGCGCTGCGCGCCCTGCAGGCCCTTGCGCATCGCGCGGCGGAAGGCCACGCGGGCGGAGAGCTGCTCGGCGATGCCCTGCGCGACGAGCTGGGCGTCGGCCTCGGGGTTCTTCACCTCGAGGATGTTGAGCTGGATCTGCTTGCCGGTGAGCTTCTCGAGGTCGGCGCGGATGCGCTCGGCCTCGGCGCCGCGGCGACCGATCACGATGCCCGGGCGGGCGGTGTGGATGTCGACGCGGACGCGGTCACGCGTGCGCTCGATCTCGATGCGCGAGACACCCGCGCGGTCGAGCGAGGTCTGCAGCAGGCGACGGATGCGGACGTCCTCTGCGAGGTAGTCCGAGTAGCGCTGGCCGGGCTTGTTCGAGTCGGAGAACCACCGCGACACGTGGTCGGTGGTCACGCCGAGACGGAAGCCGTACGGGTTTACCTTCTGACCCATTACTTCGTACCCTCCTCGGGAGTGGCGAGCACAACAGTGATGTGGCTGGTGCGCTTGTTGATGCGGAACGCACGACCCTGGGCACGCGGCTGGAATCGCTTGAGGGTGACACCCTCGTCGACGAAAGCGCGCGACACGTAGAGGTCCTGCTCGTCCAGGTAGGTGTTCGAGGCATCGGCCTTGACGCGAGCGTTCGCGATGGCCGAGGCGACGAGCTTGTACACCGGCTCGCTCGCACCCTGGGGGCGAACTTCAGGATGGCCAGGGCCTCCTGAGCCTGCTTGCCGCGGATCATGTTGACGACGCGGCGGGCCTTCATGGGGGTCACGCGGATGTGACGCACGCGTGCGATCGACTCCACCATTTCTCTCCTCCTTCACGCCACCGCGTCAGCGGCGGCGGCCCTTCTTGTCGTCCTTCACGTGTCCACGGAAGGTGCGGGTGGGCGCGAACTCGCCGAGCTTGTGGCCCACCATGGTCTCGGTGACGAACACCGGGATGTGCTTGCGGCCGTCGTGCACGGCGATCGTGTGACCCAGCATTGCGGGGACGATCATCGAGCGACGCGACCACGTCTTGATGACGTTCTTGGAACCGGCCTCGTTCTGCGTGACGACCTTGCGAAGCAGGTGCTCGTCGACGAAGGGGCCCTTCTTGAGACTGCGCGGCATCTTCTCTTACTCCTACTTGCGCTTCTTGCCGACGGTGCGACGACGGACGATGAGCTTGTCGCTCTCCTTGTTGGGGCGACGGGTGCGGCCCTCGGCCTGACCCCAGGGGCTGACCGGGTGGCGACCACCGGAGGTCTTGCCCTCGCCACCACCGTGCGGGTGGTCGATCGGGTTCATGGCGACACCGCGCACGGTCGGGCGGACGCCCTTCCAGCGCTTGCGGCCGGCCTTGCCCCAGTTGATGTTCGACTGCTCGGCGTTGCCGACCTCGCCGACGGTCGCGCGGCAGCGCGCGTCGACGTTGCGGATCTCGCCCGACGGCAGGCGGAGCTGCGCGTAAGGGCCGTCCTTGGCGACGAGGCGCACCGAGGCGCCCGCCGAGCGGGCCATCTTGGCGCCGCCGCCGGGGCGGAGCTCGATGGCGTGCACCACGGTACCGGTCGGGATGTTGCGCAGCGGCAGGTTGTTGCCCGGCTTGATGTCGGCCGAGGGACCCGACTCGACGAGGTCGCCCTGCGAGAGGCGGCTCGGCGCCAGGATGTAGCGCTTGGTGCCGTCCACGAAGTGCAGCAGCGCGATGCGCGCGGTGCGGTTCGGGTCGTACTCGATGTGCGCGACCTTGGCGGGCACGCCGTCCTTGTCGTTGCGACGGAAGTCGATGACGCGGTACTGGCGCTTGTGGCCACCACCGATGTGGCGGGTGGTGATGCGGCCCTGGTTGTTGCGCCCGCCCGACTTGGACAGGGGCTTCAGCAGCGACTTCTCCGGCGTCGACCGGGTGATCTCCGCGAAGTCGGCGACGGACGAACCGCGACGACCCGGGGTCGTGGGCTTGTACTTGCGAATAGCCATTTCTCGGTTGCTCCTTAGCCGACAGCCGTGAAGATGTCGATCGAGCCCGACTTCAGCGTGATGATGGCGCGCTTGGTGTCCTTGCGCTTGCCCATGCCGAAGCGGGTGCGGCGGGTCTTGCCCTGGCGGTTGAGGGTGTTCACCTGCGCGACCTCGACCTTGAAGATCTGCTCGATGGCGAGCTTGATCTCGGTCTTGTTGGCGCGGGGGTCCACGATGAACGTGTACTTGCCCTCGTCGATCAGGTTGTAGCTCTTCTCGGAGACCACCGGCGCGATGATGATCTCGCGGGGGTCCTTGTTCCATGCGGCGCTCATGCGGAGACCTCTTCCTTCGTGGCCTTCGAGGCGATGAAGCCCTCGAGCGCGGCCTTGGTGAAGACGATGTCGTCGGAGACGAGCACGTCGTAGGCGTTCAGCTGGTCGAACGGCAGCACGTGCACGGTCGGGATGTTGCGGACGGCGCGCTCGTTGAGCTCGTCGTCGCGAGTGAGCACCACCAGGACGTGCTTCGACGACGCGACGCCGTCGAGCAGCTCGATCGCGGCCTTCGTCTTCGGCGTCTCGCCGGCGAAGAGGCCCTCGACCGCGTGCACGCGGCTGCCGCGGGCACGGTCGGAGAGCGCGCCGAGCAGGGCTGCGGCGATCATCTTCTTGGGCGTGCGCTGCGAGTAGTCGCGCGGGGTCGGGCCGTGGACGACGCCACCGCCGGTCATGTGCGGCGCGCGGATCGAACCCTGGCGGGCGCGACCCGTGCCCTTCTGCTTGAAGGGCTTGCGGCCGGCACCGGAGACCTCACCGCGGTTCTTGGTCTTGTGCGTGCCCTGGCGCGCGGCGGCGAGCTGGGCGACGACGACCTGGTGGATCAGCGGGACGTTGGTCTGCACGTCGAAGAGCTCGGCGGGCAGCTCGATCGAGCCGGCCTTCTTGCCCTTGACGTCGACGATGTCGAGTGAGGTAGCCATGGACTACGCTCCCTTCACTGCGTTGCGGACGAAAACGAGGCGGCCACGAGCGCCGGGGACGGCGCCCTTGACGAGCAGCAGGCCCTTCTCGGCGTCGACCGAGTGCACCTTGAGGTTCAGCACGGTCACGCGCTCGCCGCCCATGCGGCCGGCCATGCGCATGCCCTTGAAGACGCGGCTCGGGGTCGAGGACGCGCCGATCGAACCGGGCTTGCGGTGGTTGCGGTGGGCACCGTGCGAGGCGGAGACGCCCTTGAAGTTGTGGCGCTTCATGACACCGGCGAAGCCCTTGCCCTTCGAGGTGCCGACGACGTCGACCAGCTGGCCGGCCTCGAAGGTCTCCTCGACGGTGAGCTCCTGGCCCAGCGAGTAGTCGGCGGCGTCAGCGGTGCGGACCTCGGCGAGGTGGCGACGCGGGGTGACGCCCGCGGCCTCGAAGTGGCCGGCGGCCGGCTTGAGGACCTTGCGGGGGTCGATCTGGCCCGCGGCGATCTGGACGGCGCTGTAGCCGTCCTTCTCGGGGTGCGCAGCTGGGTGACGACGTTGGGGGCGATCTCGATGACGGTCACCGGAATGACGCGGTTCTGGTCGTCCCACACCTGGGTCATGCCGAGCTTGGTGCCCAGGAGACCCTTGACGGTCTTGGTAGCAGTCGTGGACATGGGTTACCTCAGAGCTTGATCTCGATGTTGACGTCGGCCGGAAGGTCGAGGCGCATGAGCGAGTCGACCGCCTTGGGGGTCGGGTCGACGATGTCGATCAGGCGCTTGTGGGTGCGCATCTCGAAGTGCTCGCGGCTGTCCTTGTACTTGTGGGGCGAGCGGATGACGCACACCACGTTCTTCTCCGTGGGGAGCGGCACCGGGCCGACCACGGTCGCACCCGCGCGGGTCACCGTGTCGACGATCTTGCGCGCCGAGGTGTCGATGACCTCGTGGTCGTACGACTTCAGTCGAATGCGGATCTTCTGTCCCGCCATGGCTGACTCTCTCTCTGTCAAGGCGTCGTACAGCTCGCGCTGCATTGGACGCCGTCGTAGCACTCCGTGTGGTGCACCACTGTTCTTCTGTCAACGGCTCGTGATCGAGCCTGTCGAGACCACCGCGAATCCTCGCGGATCCGATCGCCTCGACACGCTCGACCGTCGAACCTGTCACCGACTCGTGCGCGCGGGCGCGAACCCGCTCGCGGACATGGCTGCGCCGTGTCCTTGCAGTTGTCGGTTGAGTCGTGTCCTGCTGCCCGCGGCCTAACCTGACCCCCGTGGGCTTCGCCCGAGGTGGTTATGCACTGCCTGGCAGTGATCCGAAACGCGCGCACGTTCGCCACGCGTTCGAAATGTTGAACTCAACGAGTTTGCCACATCGCACGTCGTTCGTGCAACCCGGGCGTGTCGCGATCGGCGTGTCGCCCAGCGGACTCCCAGCGGGGAGCATCCGGCGGCCCCGATCAGCGCGTCAGCGCGCCTCCCAGCCCTGCTCCCGGAGCGCCTGACGCGCCTGCTCGCGAGCCGAGTACGCCGTCTTCACGCCGCGGATCTCGCGGTAGTTCTGGTGCCCCGGGCCCGCCCACAGGATGGAGTCCTCCGCTGTGCAGAGCGAGACCGCGAGCCGGATCGCGCGCGGGGGCGGCGACACCACGTGCAGCTCCGCGTCGGGCCGCGCCGCGAGCGCGCCCTCCGCGAGCGTGCGGCGGATCGACGCGGCATCCTCGAACCGCGGGTGGTGGTCGGTGACGACGAGGATGTCGCTGCGCCGCACCGCCTCGGCCGCCATGTCGTGGCGCTTCGTCGTGTCGCGGTCGCCGTCGGCGCCGAAGACCATGATCACCTTGCCGGTGGTCACCGCGCGCACCGCGTCGAGCGTCTTCGCGAACGCGTCGGCGCTGTGGCCGAAGTCGACGTAGATCGCCGGCGAGCCCGGCGCCGCGACGTTCTCGGTGCGACCGGGGATCGGCGGGATCGCGCCGTCGTGCGCGAGCGCGTCGCGCACGACGTCGAACGAGCGCCCGCCCGCGATCAGCATGACGATGGCGAGGCCCGCGTTCGCCGCGTGGTGCTCGCCGATGGCGGGGATCATGGCCTCGAGTCGCTCGCCGTCGGGGCTCTCGAGTGCGAAGCGGGTGCCCTCGCGCGAGACCGCCGTGGTCCGCACGCGCCAGTCGGCCTCGACGTCGTCGCGCGAGGTGATCGTCTGCACCGGGATGCCGGAGCGCTCCACCACCCGCGCACCCCACGGGGTGTCGAGCGAGACCACGCCGGTCTCGGCCCGGTCGGTCTGGAACAGGGCCACCTTCTGGTCGAAGTACTCCTCCATCGACGCGTAGTCGTCGAGGTGGTCGTGGCTGAGGTTGGTGAACGCGGCGACCTGGAAGCGCACGCCGTCGATGCGGTGCCGCGTGAGGGCCTGCGCCGACACCTCGATCGCCGCGGTGGTGACGCCGCGCTCGCGCATCGTCGCGATGAGTGAGTGCATGTCGCTGGACTCGGGCGTGGTGAGCCCGGCGACGACGACCTCGCCGGCGACGCGCCGCTCCGCGGTGGAGCTGAGCCCCGCGACCTCGCCGAGTGCGCCGATCATGCCCTCGAGCAGGTGCACGGTGCTCGTCTTGCCGTTGGTGCCGGTCACGCCGAGCAGCTGGGGCGTGCCCTCGGTGTAGTCGTAGATGCGCGCAGCGACGGCGCCGAGCACCTCGCGCGGCACGGGCACGACGAGCACGGGCAGGGCGGATGCCTCGGCCAGCGCCGCCCCCTCCGCATCGGTCAGCAGCGCCACGGCGCCCGCCTCGGCGGCCTGGCCCGCGAACTGCGCGCCGTGCGCGTTCGCGCCGCGGATGCCCACGTAGAGGTCGCCCGGGCGCACCTGGCCCGACGCGAACGTCACGCCGGTGACCTGCACGTCCGCCGCGTCGGGCGCCACCTCGGCGCCTGCCGCGGCCGCGACCTCGCCGAGCGCGACCGGGTCGGTGCGTTCGGGGCGCAGGGTGATCGGCGCGGGGGCGATCTCGGTCAACGGGGCTCCTCTCGAGGCCGCAGGCGGCCACGGCGTCAGTCGCGTCGGCCACCGGCTCGTGACCGGCACCGTCGTGCGGGCGGGTCACCCGCGCATGCGTACCCAGCGATTCTAGGCGAGCGGGTGGTGCCTGCGGGAACGACGAAGGGGCCGGGCCCGAAGGCCCGACCCCTGTCGGTCGCGATGCTCCTGACGGAGCGGTTCGCTACTTGATGATCTTCGTGACCGTACCGGCGCCGACGGTGCGACCACCCTCGCGGATGGCGAAGCCGAGGCCCTCCTCCATGGCGATCGGCTGGATCAGGTCGACCGTCATGTCGGTGGTGTCGCCGGGCATGACCATCTCGGTGCCCTCGGGCAGCGTGATGACGCCGGTGACGTCGGTGGTGCGGAAGTAGAACTGCGGACGGTAGTTCGCGTAGAACGGGTTGTGGCGGCCACCCTCGTCCTTGGACAGGATGTACGCGGTGCCCTCGAACTCGGTGTGCGGCGTGACGGAACCCGGAGCGACGACGACCTGGCCGCGCTCGACCTCCTCGCGCTTGAGACCGCGGAGCAGGAGACCGCAGTTCTCGCCGGCCCACGCCTCGTCGAGCTGCTTGTGGAACATCTCGATACCGGTGACCGTGGTCTTCTGCGTCGGGCGGATGCCGACGATCTCGACCTCGGAGTTGATCTTCAGCGTGCCGCGCTCCGCACGGCCGGTGACGACGGTTCCACGACCGGTGATCGTGAAGACGTCCTCGATCGGCATGAGGAACGGCTTGTCCTTGTCGCGCACGGGGTCCGGGATCGAGTCGTCCACGGCCTCCATGAGCTCGAGCACCGAGTTGACCCACTGCTCGTCGCCCTCGAGCGCCTTGAGGCCCGAGACGCGCACGACCGGAGCGTCGTCGCCCGGGAAGCCCTGGCTCGAGAGGAGCTCGCGGACCTCGAGCTCGACGAGCTCCAGGATCTCCTCGTCGTCGACCATGTCGGCCTTGTTCAGCGCGACGAGCAGGTAGGGAACGCCGACCTGCTTGGCGAGCAGCACGTGCTCACGCGTCTGGGCCATGGGGCCGTCGGTCGCCGCGACCACGAGGATCGCGCCGTCCATCTGGGCCGCACCGGTGATCATGTTCTTGATGTAGTCGGCGTGACCCGGGGCGTCGACGTGCGCGTAGTGGCGCTTCGGCGTCTCGTACTCGACGTGCGAGATGTTGATCGTGATGCCGCGCTGGCGCTCCTCGGGAGCGGAGTCGATCGAAGCGAAGTCGCGCAGCACGTTGACGTCCGACGGGTACTTGTCAGCGAGCACCTTCGAGATCGCAGCGGTGAGCGTGGTCTTGCCGTGGTCGACGTGACCGATCGTTCCGATGTTGACGTGCGGCTTGGTCCGCTCGAACTTGGCCTTAGCCACTGTGGGTCCTCCTCAGGACTTACGTGTAGAAGCGCCGGGCGCCGGATTGCGCTCGGTGTCCTACGGGGTGTGTTGGGTATGTTACGCGAACCGGGTGGTTGCGCGCTGTGGAGGGCTACTCGCCCTTGTTCTTCTGGACGATCTCGTCGGCGACCGCCTTCGGGACCTCCGCGTAGCTCTCGAAGGTCATCGAGTACACCGCGCGGCCCGAGGTCTTCGACCGCAGGTCGCCGATGTAACCGAACATCTCCGACAGCGGGACGTTGGCGCGAATCACCTTCACACCACTGGCGTCCTCCATCGACTGGATCTGCCCGCGGCGCGAGTTCAGGTCGCCGATGACGTCGCCCATGTACTCCTCGGGCGTACGCACCTCGACGGCCATCAGCGGCTCGAGCAGAACCGGGTTCGCCTTCCGAGCGGCTTCCTTGAAGCCCATCGAACCGGCGATCTTGAACGCCATCTCCGAGGAGTCGACGTCGTGCGAGGCACCGTCCAGCAGCGTCGCCTTGACACCCACCATGGGGTATCCGGCGAGGATGCCGTACTGCATCGCGTCCTGGAATCCGGCGTCGACCGAGGGGATGTACTCCCGCGGGATGCGACCACCGGTGACCTTGTTCTCGAACTCGTAGGTCGTCTCGGCCGTGACCTCGAGCGGCTCGATCGCGAACTGGATCTTCGCGAACTGGCCCGATCCACCCGTCTGCTTCTTGTGGGTGTAGTCGTGCTTCTCGACCTTGCGCTTCAGGGTCTCGCGGTACGCGACCTGCGGCTTGCCGACGTTCGCCTCGACCTTGAACTCCCGCTTCATGCGGTCGACCAGGATGTCGAGGTGGAGCTCGCCCATGCCCTTGATGACGGTCTGGCCGGTCTCCGCGACCTGCTCGGTGCGGAAGGTCGGGTCCTCCTCGGCGAGCTTCTGGATCGCCGTGCCGAGCTTCTCCTGGTCGGCCTTGGTCTTCGGCTCGATCGCGACCTCGATCACGGGGTCGGGGAACGTCATCGACTCGAGGATGACCTGCTCGTTCGGGTCGGACAGGGTGTCGCCCGTGGTGGTGTCCTTCAGGCCGATGACCGCGTAGATGTGGCCGGCGGTGACGAAGTCGACCGGGTTCTCCTTGTTGGCGTGCATCTGGAAGATCTTCCCGATGCGCTCCTTCTTGCCCTTGGCCGTGTTGATGACCTGGCCGCCCGAGTCGAGACGACCCGAGTAGACGCGGATGTAGGTCAGACGACCGAAGAACGGGTGCGTCATGATCTTGAACGCGAGCGCGGCGAACGGCTCGTCGGCGTCGGCGTGACGCGGGACGATGGTCTCCTCGTCGCGGGCGTCGTGCGCCTCGATGGCCGGCATGTCCAGCGGCGACGGCAGGTAGTCCACGACCGCGTCGAGCATGGGCTGCACGCCGCGGTTCTTGAACGCCGAGCCGCAGAGCACGGGGTAGATCTCGCTGTTGATGGTGAGCTTGCGGATCGCGCCCTTGATCTCGGCGACCGTGAGCTCCTCGCCGCCGAAGTACTTCTCGAGCAGCGCGTCGTCGGTCTCGGCGACGGTCTCGAGCAGCGTCTGGCGGTACTCCTCGGCCTTGTCCTTCAGGTCGGCCGGGATCTCCTGCACCTCGTACTTCGCGCCGAGCGTCACGTCGCCCTTCGCGTCGCCGGGCCACACGAGCGCGCGCATCTCGACGAGGTCGATCACGCCGAGGAAGTCGTTCTCGGCACCGATCGGCAGCTGCAGCACGAGCGGCTTGGCGCCCAGGCGGCTGACGATGGTGTCGACGGTGAAGTAGAAGTCCGCACCGAGCTTGTCCATCTTGTTGACGAAGCAGATGCGCGGCACGTTGTACTTGTCGGCCTGGCGCCAGACGGTCTCGGACTGGGGCTCGACGCCCTCCTTGCCGTCGAAGACGGCGACCGCGCCGTCGAGCACGCGGAGGTTGCGCTCCACCTCCACGGTGAAGTCGACGTGGCCGGGCGTGTCGATGATGTTCAGCTGGATGTTGTTCCAGAAGCACGTCGTCGCGGCCGACGTGATGGTGATGCCGCGCTCCTGCTCCTGCGCCATCCAGTCCATCGTGGCGGCGCCGTCGTGCACCTCGCCGATCTTGTGCGTGATGCCCGTGTAGAACAGGATGCGCTCGGTCGTGGTGGTCTTGCCGGCATCGATGTGGGCCATGATGCCGAAGTTGCGGACCTTGGTCAGGTCGGTGAGCACATCCTGTGCCACGGGTTCCTCCGGGGGATTTCGTTGACGGGGTGGGGGTGAGCGGATGCCGCGGGGCGTCGCCTCGCGGCATCCGCCCGCCTCTTACCAGCGGTAGTGGGCGAAGGCGCGGTTCGACTCGGCCATCTTGTGGGTGTCCTCGCGGCGCTTGACCGCGGCACCCAGGCCGTTCGAGGCGTCGAGGATCTCGTTGGTGAGACGCTCGGTCATGGTCTTCTCGCGGCGGGCCTTGGCGTAGCTGGTGAGCCAGCGCAGCGCCAGGGTGTTCGCACGGTGGGGCTTGACCTCGACGGGGACCTGGTAGGTCGAGCCGCCGACGCGACGCGAGCGGACCTCGAGGGTCGGGCGCACGTTGTCGAGGGCCTTCTTGAGGGTCACGACGGCGTCCTGGCCGGACTTCGAGGCGACGTTCTCGAGCGCGTCGTAGACGATGCGCTGCGCGAGGTCCTTCTTGCCGTCGACGAGGATCTTGTTGACGAGCTGGCTGACGACGGGCGAGCCGTAGACCGGGTCGGCGACGACGGGGCGCTTCGGAGCGGGTCCCTTGCGAGGCATTACTTCTTCTCCATCTTCGCGCCGTAGCGGCTGCGCGACTGCTTGCGGTTCTTGACCGCCTGCGTGTCGAGCGCGCCGCGGATGATCTTGTAGCGGACGCCGGGGAGGTCCTTCACACGACCGCCGCGGACGAGCACCATCGAGTGCTCCTGCAGGTTGTGGCCCTCACCGGGGATGTAGGCGGTGACCTCGGTGCCGTTCGAGAGCTTCACGCGGGCGACCTTGCGCAGCGCCGAGTTCGGCTTCTTCGGGGTGGTGGTGTAGACGCGCGTGCAGACGCCGCGCTGCTGGGGGTTGGCCTTCAGGGCCGGGGCCTTGGTCTTGTCGACCTTCGGCGAGCGGCCCTTGCGGACCAGCTGCTGAATGGTGGGCACTCGTTCTCCTTGTTCATGCTGCACGGTGACAGCGGTGATGGATTGTGTCGCATCATGACCCACCGGCACCGCAGAGCTGCAGCGCCTTCGTATGGTGGGTATGCCGTGGGGGTAACTCGTCCAGAGTTCCCTTGGAGTGTGGATCCGTTCGCTACCCGGCTCGTACCCGGGGGCACGCTTCAGGCGCGCGGCGAAGCGCACACCAGATCAATGTTACCCGGGGTGTTCTGGGTGGTCAAATGGCGGCGCGAGCCCCCAGCGACTGCTCAGGGACCGGCTCAGGGCCCCGGCCACATGGGCGAGTCGAGCTCGCGGTCGAGGTCGGCGAGGAGCTCGGCGACCTGCGGCTCGACGACGCCGGCGATCCCCTCCGCGATGCGCGCGCGGTGGTCGCGCAGCGCGGCGCAGATGCGGCGCCCGATCTGCTTCGCGAACTCGTCCGCCAGCCGGACCTCCTCGCGGATGGCGGCCTTCTCCTCGGCCGAGAGGGGGCGCGGATGCTCCGCCTCCGCGCCCTCCGCCGCGTCGCGCTCGAGCCCGCCGATCGTGAACAGGAACGGCTGGTCGGGCGACGGGTCCGGATCGAGCTCGAGTCCGCGGTACTCGGGGTCGAGCCCCTCGCCCGGACGGTAGGGCCGACGCGCCTTGCGCTCCTCGGCCTGGCGCAGCTCGCGGTGCAGCAGCGGGAGGTTGCGGTCGGTGTAGTCGTCGACGGCCACGTCGATGATGCCCTTCATGCGCATCGACAGGGCGTGCTGCACGCCGTGCGGCACGTCGACCTCGAGGCCCGCCGCGGCGAGGATCGGCGAGCCGAAGCAGCGTCGGCAGAGCCGCACCCGGGCACGTGCGGTGCCGGGGCGCCACCGCGGGAGCCAGCGGAGCCAGTTGTCGACCTCGTGGCTGACCCGAGCCTCGATCGACCCGTCCATCGCGGTTCACGCTAGCGCGTGCACGCCTCCGATGCACCGCGCGGCGGACGCACGGCGCGTCACGTGCGCTCCTCCCAGGGCCAGCGCGGCGGCCCGGCGCTGCGGCCGCGCCGCCGGACGAGCGCGATGTCGGCCCACGTCACGGCCGCCGCGAAGAGCGCCACGATCGACGTGAACGGGCTCAGCACGAGGGTGACGGCGAAGTCGAGCGAGTCGACGGTGCCCCCGTACGCGATCACCCCGGTCAGCACGTACCCGGCCCACGCGGCGACGCCCGTCCAGATGCCGAACCAGGTGGAGGCGGCCTGGTCGCGGAACCGGCGACCGGGCACCGCGAACAGCAGCATCGCCAGCAGCACCAGCACCGCCACCCCGACCATCGCGGGGCCGAGCAGCAGGCCCGCGTCGGGCAACGTGATCGGGTCGCCGCCGAACAGCAGGGCGAGGAAGCCGAACGCGCAGACCAGGGCGGCGAGATACGTCGCGGTCGCGAACGGGGCGAGCGCCCGGGCGTAGTTCCGCTGGTCGGCGTCCATCGTCCGAGCCTACGCCGCAGGCCCCGGCCCGAACGCGCCGAGGGGAGGCTCGCGCCTCCCCTCGTTCCGCGTCCCCCGCCGATCAGCCGCCCGCGAGCTGCTGGTC
Coding sequences within:
- the tuf gene encoding elongation factor Tu, giving the protein MAKAKFERTKPHVNIGTIGHVDHGKTTLTAAISKVLADKYPSDVNVLRDFASIDSAPEERQRGITINISHVEYETPKRHYAHVDAPGHADYIKNMITGAAQMDGAILVVAATDGPMAQTREHVLLAKQVGVPYLLVALNKADMVDDEEILELVELEVRELLSSQGFPGDDAPVVRVSGLKALEGDEQWVNSVLELMEAVDDSIPDPVRDKDKPFLMPIEDVFTITGRGTVVTGRAERGTLKINSEVEIVGIRPTQKTTVTGIEMFHKQLDEAWAGENCGLLLRGLKREEVERGQVVVAPGSVTPHTEFEGTAYILSKDEGGRHNPFYANYRPQFYFRTTDVTGVITLPEGTEMVMPGDTTDMTVDLIQPIAMEEGLGFAIREGGRTVGAGTVTKIIK
- the fusA gene encoding elongation factor G, coding for MAQDVLTDLTKVRNFGIMAHIDAGKTTTTERILFYTGITHKIGEVHDGAATMDWMAQEQERGITITSAATTCFWNNIQLNIIDTPGHVDFTVEVERNLRVLDGAVAVFDGKEGVEPQSETVWRQADKYNVPRICFVNKMDKLGADFYFTVDTIVSRLGAKPLVLQLPIGAENDFLGVIDLVEMRALVWPGDAKGDVTLGAKYEVQEIPADLKDKAEEYRQTLLETVAETDDALLEKYFGGEELTVAEIKGAIRKLTINSEIYPVLCGSAFKNRGVQPMLDAVVDYLPSPLDMPAIEAHDARDEETIVPRHADADEPFAALAFKIMTHPFFGRLTYIRVYSGRLDSGGQVINTAKGKKERIGKIFQMHANKENPVDFVTAGHIYAVIGLKDTTTGDTLSDPNEQVILESMTFPDPVIEVAIEPKTKADQEKLGTAIQKLAEEDPTFRTEQVAETGQTVIKGMGELHLDILVDRMKREFKVEANVGKPQVAYRETLKRKVEKHDYTHKKQTGGSGQFAKIQFAIEPLEVTAETTYEFENKVTGGRIPREYIPSVDAGFQDAMQYGILAGYPMVGVKATLLDGASHDVDSSEMAFKIAGSMGFKEAARKANPVLLEPLMAVEVRTPEEYMGDVIGDLNSRRGQIQSMEDASGVKVIRANVPLSEMFGYIGDLRSKTSGRAVYSMTFESYAEVPKAVADEIVQKNKGE
- the rpsG gene encoding 30S ribosomal protein S7; the protein is MPRKGPAPKRPVVADPVYGSPVVSQLVNKILVDGKKDLAQRIVYDALENVASKSGQDAVVTLKKALDNVRPTLEVRSRRVGGSTYQVPVEVKPHRANTLALRWLTSYAKARREKTMTERLTNEILDASNGLGAAVKRREDTHKMAESNRAFAHYRW
- a CDS encoding DUF6121 family protein — encoded protein: MDADQRNYARALAPFATATYLAALVCAFGFLALLFGGDPITLPDAGLLLGPAMVGVAVLVLLAMLLFAVPGRRFRDQAASTWFGIWTGVAAWAGYVLTGVIAYGGTVDSLDFAVTLVLSPFTSIVALFAAAVTWADIALVRRRGRSAGPPRWPWEERT
- the rpsL gene encoding 30S ribosomal protein S12 translates to MPTIQQLVRKGRSPKVDKTKAPALKANPQQRGVCTRVYTTTPKKPNSALRKVARVKLSNGTEVTAYIPGEGHNLQEHSMVLVRGGRVKDLPGVRYKIIRGALDTQAVKNRKQSRSRYGAKMEKK
- a CDS encoding spermidine/putrescine ABC transporter substrate-binding protein translates to MDGSIEARVSHEVDNWLRWLPRWRPGTARARVRLCRRCFGSPILAAAGLEVDVPHGVQHALSMRMKGIIDVAVDDYTDRNLPLLHRELRQAEERKARRPYRPGEGLDPEYRGLELDPDPSPDQPFLFTIGGLERDAAEGAEAEHPRPLSAEEKAAIREEVRLADEFAKQIGRRICAALRDHRARIAEGIAGVVEPQVAELLADLDRELDSPMWPGP